In the genome of Coregonus clupeaformis isolate EN_2021a chromosome 11, ASM2061545v1, whole genome shotgun sequence, one region contains:
- the agbl2 gene encoding cytosolic carboxypeptidase 2 isoform X2 — MCPALKTDTEILRTSEDAYERLILHHLKHYGLFTSRENSFQGNLLRQRWRDFHHPGSLHPGTHSPDSNNSNMEDEDEEQEPGRPFTLHLGQALRTRQLVIDFDGERPIPRLREPLDLFAIPSPSTPLQGVRWPIEREVIKEAIHHIEWEPPDPEPFYQPTGHERAPMPVGEEKGNVVYCIDPGTKTSYFTCSRVGGSRGPIKSSTSCATHQDQSTLAFESRFESGNLQKAVQVGVHDYELTLRTDMYTTKHTQWFYFRVRNMKAGVTYRFTIVNLMKASSLYCLGMRPLLYSERAAWEKGEGWRRTGSNIRYYHNQHHQAEQDNNTTTNTKSLHSLTWTCQFPYNSDTCYLSHCYPYTYTHLQRYLSRLTSNSATGAYCKLRVLCRSLAGNAVHVLTVTSPGGGWMDRSAKRAVVVTARVHPGETNSSWIMQGFLDFLLGESDDARLLRETFVFKVVPMLNPDGVVVGNYRCSLSGRDLNRNYKTLLRDSFPCVWHTRNMVKRLMAERDVVLYCDFHGHSRKNNVFMYGCTNSDDATQRLHERVFPLMMSKNANDKFSFRSCKFRVQKSKEGTGRIVMWRLGIRNSYTMESTFGGSTLGNRKGTHFTTTDLKSLGYYLCDTLLDYCDPDPTKTSHCLAELRAMLRQEVRERLGREVDSDGSLSVSVSDIESSTSGSNSTESDGLPVHLLNRTDESQAKKKHLRSGKERNRLRQERVRNVNPKVLHRNIKNIDPVLPTEDIMKVRIQEKTVAVVREKKKREKNEYLEAVRAAYLHSHPTQPPVTEERRQYWSPQLQFGTSQAPRPGPQRRPLSVTAIQQRSFSLPVPTAKIRVHTTPIHQQPMPFSPDHRSHAGMRERMPALYTSATHSHRSPPGLEPCRSSNFYPAKSHHQWPRPEKQGNAARVSIGYYMPEAPTSNTDALEPLRRSPERDCTAGVSVSNAVPVGEQDQRGPQAAFEKPLSKPGTDGNSFLPDLRHIDFRGKSHGRLWGDQAGAGVQRQGPSKREPLRGEGRRVCGGDAAAGSVNSNHRLAQQTLQEEDKQEMGVLPQMSSTTHTKIDHPPPQLDSQRRLQKLSRAKTSRFHSSGRGAEAGTGMDLEERMVARPSGSAPPRSTAHLS; from the exons ATGTGCCCAGCATTGAAGACAGACACCGAGATACTG AGGACATCAGAGGATGCCTATGAGAGACTCATCCTGCACCACCTAAAGCACTATGGACTCTTTACAA GCAGAGAGAATTCTTTCCAAGGCAACCTCTTAAGACAAAGATGGAGGGATTTCCACCACCCCGGCTCCCTCCACCCAGGCACCCACTCCCCTGACAGCAATAACTCCAACatggaggatgaggatgaggagcaGGAGCCTGGCAGGCCAT TCACCTTGCACCTGGGACAGGCCCTCAGGACCAGGCAGCTGGTGATAGATTTTGATGGGGAGCGTCCCATCCCCCGGCTTAGGGAGCCCCTGGACCTGTTTgccatcccctctccctccacccccttgCAGGGGGTCCGCTGGCCCATTGAGCGTGAGGTCATCAAGGAAGCCATACACCACATAG AGTGGGAACCTCCAGACCCAGAGCCGTTCTACCAGCCCACGGGCCATGAGAGGGCCCCCATGCCTGTCGGGGAGGAAAAGGGGAACGTGGTTTACTGCATTGACCCAG GCACAAAGACCTCCTACTTCACCTGCTCTCGCGTGGGAGGAAGCAGGGGACCCATCAAGAGCTCCACCTCCTGTGCCACGCATCAGGACCAGTCCACCCTGGCCTTTGAGTCACGCTTCGAGAGCGGCAACCTGCAGAAGGCAGTTCAAGT CGGTGTCCATGACTATGAGCTCACCCTCCGCACTGACATGTACACCACCAAGCACACGCAGTGGTTCTACTTCCGGGTCAGAAACATGAAGGCAGGGGTCACCTATCGCTTCACCATAGTCAACTTGATGAAGGCTAGCAGTCTGTACTGCCTGGGCATGAGGCCTCTGCTCTACTCTGAAAGAGCCGCctgggagaagggagagggcTGGCGCCGAACTGGCTCCAACATCAGATACTACCACAACCAGCACCACCAGGCTGAGCAggacaacaacaccaccaccaacacaaagTCCCTCCACTCCCTTACCTGGACCTGCCAGTTCCCCTACAACTCAGACACCTGCTATTTGTCACACTGCTACCCCTACACCTACACCCACCTGCAGCGCTACCTCAGCCGCCTCACCTCCAACTCGGCCACCGGCGCCTACTGCAAGCTGCGGGTGCTGTGCCGCAGCCTGGCTGGCAACGCTGTTCACGTGCTGACAGTGACGTCACCGGGAGGGGGGTGGATGGATAGGAGTGCCAAGCGGGCGGTGGTGGTGACAGCCAGGGTGCACCCCGGGGAGACGAACAGCTCCTGGATAATGCAGGGCTTCCTTGACTTCCTGCTGGGAGAGTCAGACGACGCCAGGCTTCTGAGGGAGACCTTTGTGTTTAAG GTGGTGCCCATGCTGAACCCAGACGGTGTGGTTGTGGGGAACTACCGCTGCTCTCTGTCAGGCAGGGACCTGAACAGGAACTACAAGACCCTGCTGAGGGACTCCTTCCCCTGTGTCTGGCACACCAGGAACATGGTCAAGAG ACTGATGGCTGAGAGGGATGTGGTGCTGTATTGTGATTTCCACGGTCACAGTCGTAAGAACAACGTCTTCATGTACGGCTGTACCAACAGCGATGACGCCACACAACGGCTCCATGAGAGAGTCTTCCCTCTCATGATGAGCAAGAACGCCAATGACAAG TTCTCGTTCAGGAGCTGTAAGTTCAGGGTTCAGAAGAGTAAAGAGGGAACAGGACGCATCGTCATGTGGAGGCTAGGCATCAGGAACAGCTACACCATGGAGTCCACCTTCGGAGGCTCCACTCTGG GGAACAGGAAGGGGACCCATTTCACCACGACTGACCTGAAGTCTCTGGGGTACTACTTATGTGACACACTGCTGGACTACTGTGATCCTGACCCAACCAAG accagTCACTGCCTAGCTGAGTTGCGGGCGATGTTAAGGCAGGAGGTCAGAGAGAGACTGGGCCGGGAGGTCGACTCTGATGGATCTCTCAGCGTCTCCGTTTCTGACATCGAGTCCAG TACCAGTGGCTCAAACAGCACAGAGTCTGATGGCCTGCCTGTCCATCTACTGAACCGAACTGATGAG AGCCAAGCGAAGAAGAAGCACCTGAGGAGTGGTAAGGAGAGGAACAGACTGAGACAGGAGAGAGTGAGGAACGTCAACCCAAAGGTCCTCCACAGGAACATCAAGAACATA GACCCTGTGCTACCCACTGAGGACATAATGAAGGTGAGGATCCAGGAAAAAACGGTGGCCGTGGTCAgagaaaagaagaagagagagaag AATGAATACCTGGAGGCTGTGAGGGCTGCATACCTGCATTCTCACCCTACTCAGCCACCTGTCACAG AGGAGCGGCGGCAGTATTGGAGTCCCCAGCTGCAGTTTGGCACCTCCCAGGCCCCGCGGCCAGGCCCTCAGCGTCGCCCCTTATCTGTTACAGCCATACAGCAACGCAGCTTCTCCTTGCCTGTGCCCACTGCGAAGATCAGGGTTCACACCACCCCCATTCATCAGCAGCCCATGCCCTTCAGCCCCGATCACAGAAGCCACGCTGGGATGAGAG AGAGGATGCCTGCTTTATACACCTCAGCAACCCATAGCCATAG GTCTCCCCCAGGCCTGGAGCCCTGCCGCTCCTCCAACTTCTACCCAGCCAAGTCCCACCaccagtggccacgcccagagaAACAAGGCAACGCAGCCCGGGTCTCCATAGGCTACTACATGCCAGAGGCTCCAACCTCTAACACAGACGCCCTGGAGCCCCTACGGAGGAGCCCAGAAAGAGACTGCACAGCAGGTGTATCAGTATCAAATGCTGTGCCTGTGGGTGAGCAGGACCAGAGGGGACCTCAAGCAGCCTTTGAGAAGCCACTGAGTAAGCCTGGGACAGACGGTAACTCCTTCCTGCCAGACCTGAGGCACATAGACTTCAGAGGGAAAAG CCATGGCCGTCTATGGGGGGACCAGGCAGGGGCTGGAGTACAGAGGCAGGGCCCCTCAAAGAGAGAGCCGCTGAGGGGGGAAGGTAGGCGTGTGTGTGGAGGAGATGCAGCAGCAGGAAGTGTGAACAGCAACCACAG GTTGGCCCAACAGACATTGCAAGAGGAGGATAAACAGGAAATGGGCGTTTTACCCCAGATGTCCTCGACCACCCACACCAAGATAGATCATCCGCCCCCACAGCTAGACAGTCAACGCAGGCTCCAGAAACTCAGCCGGGCCAAGACCTCCAGGTTCCATTCCAGTGGGAGAGGGGCGGAGGCAGGGACAGGGATGGATCTGGAGGAGAGGATGGTCGCCAGACCGTCAGGGTCTGCCCCTCCTCGCAGTACAGCACATTTGAGCTGA
- the agbl2 gene encoding cytosolic carboxypeptidase 2 isoform X1, translating to MCPALKTDTEILRTSEDAYERLILHHLKHYGLFTSRENSFQGNLLRQRWRDFHHPGSLHPGTHSPDSNNSNMEDEDEEQEPGRPFTLHLGQALRTRQLVIDFDGERPIPRLREPLDLFAIPSPSTPLQGVRWPIEREVIKEAIHHIEWEPPDPEPFYQPTGHERAPMPVGEEKGNVVYCIDPGTKTSYFTCSRVGGSRGPIKSSTSCATHQDQSTLAFESRFESGNLQKAVQVGVHDYELTLRTDMYTTKHTQWFYFRVRNMKAGVTYRFTIVNLMKASSLYCLGMRPLLYSERAAWEKGEGWRRTGSNIRYYHNQHHQAEQDNNTTTNTKSLHSLTWTCQFPYNSDTCYLSHCYPYTYTHLQRYLSRLTSNSATGAYCKLRVLCRSLAGNAVHVLTVTSPGGGWMDRSAKRAVVVTARVHPGETNSSWIMQGFLDFLLGESDDARLLRETFVFKVVPMLNPDGVVVGNYRCSLSGRDLNRNYKTLLRDSFPCVWHTRNMVKRLMAERDVVLYCDFHGHSRKNNVFMYGCTNSDDATQRLHERVFPLMMSKNANDKFSFRSCKFRVQKSKEGTGRIVMWRLGIRNSYTMESTFGGSTLGNRKGTHFTTTDLKSLGYYLCDTLLDYCDPDPTKTSHCLAELRAMLRQEVRERLGREVDSDGSLSVSVSDIESSTSGSNSTESDGLPVHLLNRTDEQSQAKKKHLRSGKERNRLRQERVRNVNPKVLHRNIKNIDPVLPTEDIMKVRIQEKTVAVVREKKKREKNEYLEAVRAAYLHSHPTQPPVTEERRQYWSPQLQFGTSQAPRPGPQRRPLSVTAIQQRSFSLPVPTAKIRVHTTPIHQQPMPFSPDHRSHAGMRERMPALYTSATHSHRSPPGLEPCRSSNFYPAKSHHQWPRPEKQGNAARVSIGYYMPEAPTSNTDALEPLRRSPERDCTAGVSVSNAVPVGEQDQRGPQAAFEKPLSKPGTDGNSFLPDLRHIDFRGKSHGRLWGDQAGAGVQRQGPSKREPLRGEGRRVCGGDAAAGSVNSNHRLAQQTLQEEDKQEMGVLPQMSSTTHTKIDHPPPQLDSQRRLQKLSRAKTSRFHSSGRGAEAGTGMDLEERMVARPSGSAPPRSTAHLS from the exons ATGTGCCCAGCATTGAAGACAGACACCGAGATACTG AGGACATCAGAGGATGCCTATGAGAGACTCATCCTGCACCACCTAAAGCACTATGGACTCTTTACAA GCAGAGAGAATTCTTTCCAAGGCAACCTCTTAAGACAAAGATGGAGGGATTTCCACCACCCCGGCTCCCTCCACCCAGGCACCCACTCCCCTGACAGCAATAACTCCAACatggaggatgaggatgaggagcaGGAGCCTGGCAGGCCAT TCACCTTGCACCTGGGACAGGCCCTCAGGACCAGGCAGCTGGTGATAGATTTTGATGGGGAGCGTCCCATCCCCCGGCTTAGGGAGCCCCTGGACCTGTTTgccatcccctctccctccacccccttgCAGGGGGTCCGCTGGCCCATTGAGCGTGAGGTCATCAAGGAAGCCATACACCACATAG AGTGGGAACCTCCAGACCCAGAGCCGTTCTACCAGCCCACGGGCCATGAGAGGGCCCCCATGCCTGTCGGGGAGGAAAAGGGGAACGTGGTTTACTGCATTGACCCAG GCACAAAGACCTCCTACTTCACCTGCTCTCGCGTGGGAGGAAGCAGGGGACCCATCAAGAGCTCCACCTCCTGTGCCACGCATCAGGACCAGTCCACCCTGGCCTTTGAGTCACGCTTCGAGAGCGGCAACCTGCAGAAGGCAGTTCAAGT CGGTGTCCATGACTATGAGCTCACCCTCCGCACTGACATGTACACCACCAAGCACACGCAGTGGTTCTACTTCCGGGTCAGAAACATGAAGGCAGGGGTCACCTATCGCTTCACCATAGTCAACTTGATGAAGGCTAGCAGTCTGTACTGCCTGGGCATGAGGCCTCTGCTCTACTCTGAAAGAGCCGCctgggagaagggagagggcTGGCGCCGAACTGGCTCCAACATCAGATACTACCACAACCAGCACCACCAGGCTGAGCAggacaacaacaccaccaccaacacaaagTCCCTCCACTCCCTTACCTGGACCTGCCAGTTCCCCTACAACTCAGACACCTGCTATTTGTCACACTGCTACCCCTACACCTACACCCACCTGCAGCGCTACCTCAGCCGCCTCACCTCCAACTCGGCCACCGGCGCCTACTGCAAGCTGCGGGTGCTGTGCCGCAGCCTGGCTGGCAACGCTGTTCACGTGCTGACAGTGACGTCACCGGGAGGGGGGTGGATGGATAGGAGTGCCAAGCGGGCGGTGGTGGTGACAGCCAGGGTGCACCCCGGGGAGACGAACAGCTCCTGGATAATGCAGGGCTTCCTTGACTTCCTGCTGGGAGAGTCAGACGACGCCAGGCTTCTGAGGGAGACCTTTGTGTTTAAG GTGGTGCCCATGCTGAACCCAGACGGTGTGGTTGTGGGGAACTACCGCTGCTCTCTGTCAGGCAGGGACCTGAACAGGAACTACAAGACCCTGCTGAGGGACTCCTTCCCCTGTGTCTGGCACACCAGGAACATGGTCAAGAG ACTGATGGCTGAGAGGGATGTGGTGCTGTATTGTGATTTCCACGGTCACAGTCGTAAGAACAACGTCTTCATGTACGGCTGTACCAACAGCGATGACGCCACACAACGGCTCCATGAGAGAGTCTTCCCTCTCATGATGAGCAAGAACGCCAATGACAAG TTCTCGTTCAGGAGCTGTAAGTTCAGGGTTCAGAAGAGTAAAGAGGGAACAGGACGCATCGTCATGTGGAGGCTAGGCATCAGGAACAGCTACACCATGGAGTCCACCTTCGGAGGCTCCACTCTGG GGAACAGGAAGGGGACCCATTTCACCACGACTGACCTGAAGTCTCTGGGGTACTACTTATGTGACACACTGCTGGACTACTGTGATCCTGACCCAACCAAG accagTCACTGCCTAGCTGAGTTGCGGGCGATGTTAAGGCAGGAGGTCAGAGAGAGACTGGGCCGGGAGGTCGACTCTGATGGATCTCTCAGCGTCTCCGTTTCTGACATCGAGTCCAG TACCAGTGGCTCAAACAGCACAGAGTCTGATGGCCTGCCTGTCCATCTACTGAACCGAACTGATGAG CAGAGCCAAGCGAAGAAGAAGCACCTGAGGAGTGGTAAGGAGAGGAACAGACTGAGACAGGAGAGAGTGAGGAACGTCAACCCAAAGGTCCTCCACAGGAACATCAAGAACATA GACCCTGTGCTACCCACTGAGGACATAATGAAGGTGAGGATCCAGGAAAAAACGGTGGCCGTGGTCAgagaaaagaagaagagagagaag AATGAATACCTGGAGGCTGTGAGGGCTGCATACCTGCATTCTCACCCTACTCAGCCACCTGTCACAG AGGAGCGGCGGCAGTATTGGAGTCCCCAGCTGCAGTTTGGCACCTCCCAGGCCCCGCGGCCAGGCCCTCAGCGTCGCCCCTTATCTGTTACAGCCATACAGCAACGCAGCTTCTCCTTGCCTGTGCCCACTGCGAAGATCAGGGTTCACACCACCCCCATTCATCAGCAGCCCATGCCCTTCAGCCCCGATCACAGAAGCCACGCTGGGATGAGAG AGAGGATGCCTGCTTTATACACCTCAGCAACCCATAGCCATAG GTCTCCCCCAGGCCTGGAGCCCTGCCGCTCCTCCAACTTCTACCCAGCCAAGTCCCACCaccagtggccacgcccagagaAACAAGGCAACGCAGCCCGGGTCTCCATAGGCTACTACATGCCAGAGGCTCCAACCTCTAACACAGACGCCCTGGAGCCCCTACGGAGGAGCCCAGAAAGAGACTGCACAGCAGGTGTATCAGTATCAAATGCTGTGCCTGTGGGTGAGCAGGACCAGAGGGGACCTCAAGCAGCCTTTGAGAAGCCACTGAGTAAGCCTGGGACAGACGGTAACTCCTTCCTGCCAGACCTGAGGCACATAGACTTCAGAGGGAAAAG CCATGGCCGTCTATGGGGGGACCAGGCAGGGGCTGGAGTACAGAGGCAGGGCCCCTCAAAGAGAGAGCCGCTGAGGGGGGAAGGTAGGCGTGTGTGTGGAGGAGATGCAGCAGCAGGAAGTGTGAACAGCAACCACAG GTTGGCCCAACAGACATTGCAAGAGGAGGATAAACAGGAAATGGGCGTTTTACCCCAGATGTCCTCGACCACCCACACCAAGATAGATCATCCGCCCCCACAGCTAGACAGTCAACGCAGGCTCCAGAAACTCAGCCGGGCCAAGACCTCCAGGTTCCATTCCAGTGGGAGAGGGGCGGAGGCAGGGACAGGGATGGATCTGGAGGAGAGGATGGTCGCCAGACCGTCAGGGTCTGCCCCTCCTCGCAGTACAGCACATTTGAGCTGA
- the agbl2 gene encoding cytosolic carboxypeptidase 2 isoform X3, with product MKFTHTFLASQDVFLIQSSTQDVPSIEDRHRDTGRENSFQGNLLRQRWRDFHHPGSLHPGTHSPDSNNSNMEDEDEEQEPGRPFTLHLGQALRTRQLVIDFDGERPIPRLREPLDLFAIPSPSTPLQGVRWPIEREVIKEAIHHIEWEPPDPEPFYQPTGHERAPMPVGEEKGNVVYCIDPGTKTSYFTCSRVGGSRGPIKSSTSCATHQDQSTLAFESRFESGNLQKAVQVGVHDYELTLRTDMYTTKHTQWFYFRVRNMKAGVTYRFTIVNLMKASSLYCLGMRPLLYSERAAWEKGEGWRRTGSNIRYYHNQHHQAEQDNNTTTNTKSLHSLTWTCQFPYNSDTCYLSHCYPYTYTHLQRYLSRLTSNSATGAYCKLRVLCRSLAGNAVHVLTVTSPGGGWMDRSAKRAVVVTARVHPGETNSSWIMQGFLDFLLGESDDARLLRETFVFKVVPMLNPDGVVVGNYRCSLSGRDLNRNYKTLLRDSFPCVWHTRNMVKRLMAERDVVLYCDFHGHSRKNNVFMYGCTNSDDATQRLHERVFPLMMSKNANDKFSFRSCKFRVQKSKEGTGRIVMWRLGIRNSYTMESTFGGSTLGNRKGTHFTTTDLKSLGYYLCDTLLDYCDPDPTKTSHCLAELRAMLRQEVRERLGREVDSDGSLSVSVSDIESSTSGSNSTESDGLPVHLLNRTDEQSQAKKKHLRSGKERNRLRQERVRNVNPKVLHRNIKNIDPVLPTEDIMKVRIQEKTVAVVREKKKREKNEYLEAVRAAYLHSHPTQPPVTEERRQYWSPQLQFGTSQAPRPGPQRRPLSVTAIQQRSFSLPVPTAKIRVHTTPIHQQPMPFSPDHRSHAGMRERMPALYTSATHSHRSPPGLEPCRSSNFYPAKSHHQWPRPEKQGNAARVSIGYYMPEAPTSNTDALEPLRRSPERDCTAGVSVSNAVPVGEQDQRGPQAAFEKPLSKPGTDGNSFLPDLRHIDFRGKSHGRLWGDQAGAGVQRQGPSKREPLRGEGRRVCGGDAAAGSVNSNHRLAQQTLQEEDKQEMGVLPQMSSTTHTKIDHPPPQLDSQRRLQKLSRAKTSRFHSSGRGAEAGTGMDLEERMVARPSGSAPPRSTAHLS from the exons ATGAAGTTCACCCACACTTTTCTTGCAAGTcaagacgtgtttttaattcaAAG TTCCACCCAGGATGTGCCCAGCATTGAAGACAGACACCGAGATACTG GCAGAGAGAATTCTTTCCAAGGCAACCTCTTAAGACAAAGATGGAGGGATTTCCACCACCCCGGCTCCCTCCACCCAGGCACCCACTCCCCTGACAGCAATAACTCCAACatggaggatgaggatgaggagcaGGAGCCTGGCAGGCCAT TCACCTTGCACCTGGGACAGGCCCTCAGGACCAGGCAGCTGGTGATAGATTTTGATGGGGAGCGTCCCATCCCCCGGCTTAGGGAGCCCCTGGACCTGTTTgccatcccctctccctccacccccttgCAGGGGGTCCGCTGGCCCATTGAGCGTGAGGTCATCAAGGAAGCCATACACCACATAG AGTGGGAACCTCCAGACCCAGAGCCGTTCTACCAGCCCACGGGCCATGAGAGGGCCCCCATGCCTGTCGGGGAGGAAAAGGGGAACGTGGTTTACTGCATTGACCCAG GCACAAAGACCTCCTACTTCACCTGCTCTCGCGTGGGAGGAAGCAGGGGACCCATCAAGAGCTCCACCTCCTGTGCCACGCATCAGGACCAGTCCACCCTGGCCTTTGAGTCACGCTTCGAGAGCGGCAACCTGCAGAAGGCAGTTCAAGT CGGTGTCCATGACTATGAGCTCACCCTCCGCACTGACATGTACACCACCAAGCACACGCAGTGGTTCTACTTCCGGGTCAGAAACATGAAGGCAGGGGTCACCTATCGCTTCACCATAGTCAACTTGATGAAGGCTAGCAGTCTGTACTGCCTGGGCATGAGGCCTCTGCTCTACTCTGAAAGAGCCGCctgggagaagggagagggcTGGCGCCGAACTGGCTCCAACATCAGATACTACCACAACCAGCACCACCAGGCTGAGCAggacaacaacaccaccaccaacacaaagTCCCTCCACTCCCTTACCTGGACCTGCCAGTTCCCCTACAACTCAGACACCTGCTATTTGTCACACTGCTACCCCTACACCTACACCCACCTGCAGCGCTACCTCAGCCGCCTCACCTCCAACTCGGCCACCGGCGCCTACTGCAAGCTGCGGGTGCTGTGCCGCAGCCTGGCTGGCAACGCTGTTCACGTGCTGACAGTGACGTCACCGGGAGGGGGGTGGATGGATAGGAGTGCCAAGCGGGCGGTGGTGGTGACAGCCAGGGTGCACCCCGGGGAGACGAACAGCTCCTGGATAATGCAGGGCTTCCTTGACTTCCTGCTGGGAGAGTCAGACGACGCCAGGCTTCTGAGGGAGACCTTTGTGTTTAAG GTGGTGCCCATGCTGAACCCAGACGGTGTGGTTGTGGGGAACTACCGCTGCTCTCTGTCAGGCAGGGACCTGAACAGGAACTACAAGACCCTGCTGAGGGACTCCTTCCCCTGTGTCTGGCACACCAGGAACATGGTCAAGAG ACTGATGGCTGAGAGGGATGTGGTGCTGTATTGTGATTTCCACGGTCACAGTCGTAAGAACAACGTCTTCATGTACGGCTGTACCAACAGCGATGACGCCACACAACGGCTCCATGAGAGAGTCTTCCCTCTCATGATGAGCAAGAACGCCAATGACAAG TTCTCGTTCAGGAGCTGTAAGTTCAGGGTTCAGAAGAGTAAAGAGGGAACAGGACGCATCGTCATGTGGAGGCTAGGCATCAGGAACAGCTACACCATGGAGTCCACCTTCGGAGGCTCCACTCTGG GGAACAGGAAGGGGACCCATTTCACCACGACTGACCTGAAGTCTCTGGGGTACTACTTATGTGACACACTGCTGGACTACTGTGATCCTGACCCAACCAAG accagTCACTGCCTAGCTGAGTTGCGGGCGATGTTAAGGCAGGAGGTCAGAGAGAGACTGGGCCGGGAGGTCGACTCTGATGGATCTCTCAGCGTCTCCGTTTCTGACATCGAGTCCAG TACCAGTGGCTCAAACAGCACAGAGTCTGATGGCCTGCCTGTCCATCTACTGAACCGAACTGATGAG CAGAGCCAAGCGAAGAAGAAGCACCTGAGGAGTGGTAAGGAGAGGAACAGACTGAGACAGGAGAGAGTGAGGAACGTCAACCCAAAGGTCCTCCACAGGAACATCAAGAACATA GACCCTGTGCTACCCACTGAGGACATAATGAAGGTGAGGATCCAGGAAAAAACGGTGGCCGTGGTCAgagaaaagaagaagagagagaag AATGAATACCTGGAGGCTGTGAGGGCTGCATACCTGCATTCTCACCCTACTCAGCCACCTGTCACAG AGGAGCGGCGGCAGTATTGGAGTCCCCAGCTGCAGTTTGGCACCTCCCAGGCCCCGCGGCCAGGCCCTCAGCGTCGCCCCTTATCTGTTACAGCCATACAGCAACGCAGCTTCTCCTTGCCTGTGCCCACTGCGAAGATCAGGGTTCACACCACCCCCATTCATCAGCAGCCCATGCCCTTCAGCCCCGATCACAGAAGCCACGCTGGGATGAGAG AGAGGATGCCTGCTTTATACACCTCAGCAACCCATAGCCATAG GTCTCCCCCAGGCCTGGAGCCCTGCCGCTCCTCCAACTTCTACCCAGCCAAGTCCCACCaccagtggccacgcccagagaAACAAGGCAACGCAGCCCGGGTCTCCATAGGCTACTACATGCCAGAGGCTCCAACCTCTAACACAGACGCCCTGGAGCCCCTACGGAGGAGCCCAGAAAGAGACTGCACAGCAGGTGTATCAGTATCAAATGCTGTGCCTGTGGGTGAGCAGGACCAGAGGGGACCTCAAGCAGCCTTTGAGAAGCCACTGAGTAAGCCTGGGACAGACGGTAACTCCTTCCTGCCAGACCTGAGGCACATAGACTTCAGAGGGAAAAG CCATGGCCGTCTATGGGGGGACCAGGCAGGGGCTGGAGTACAGAGGCAGGGCCCCTCAAAGAGAGAGCCGCTGAGGGGGGAAGGTAGGCGTGTGTGTGGAGGAGATGCAGCAGCAGGAAGTGTGAACAGCAACCACAG GTTGGCCCAACAGACATTGCAAGAGGAGGATAAACAGGAAATGGGCGTTTTACCCCAGATGTCCTCGACCACCCACACCAAGATAGATCATCCGCCCCCACAGCTAGACAGTCAACGCAGGCTCCAGAAACTCAGCCGGGCCAAGACCTCCAGGTTCCATTCCAGTGGGAGAGGGGCGGAGGCAGGGACAGGGATGGATCTGGAGGAGAGGATGGTCGCCAGACCGTCAGGGTCTGCCCCTCCTCGCAGTACAGCACATTTGAGCTGA